The DNA region AGCTTCTGCAACTATTGCAAATACAGTAGATATTATGAGTGCTGATGAGTTTATTGAAGCTGGTGGAGTAAATTTAGGAAGTAAAACAGATTGGTTAGATCTTGTAACAAGAAATGCCATTACTAACGTACACAACTTTGCAGTTTCTGGAGGATATGACGATACTAATTTTAGAGTATCTACTAACTTTAGAGATGCACAAGGTATATTAGATGGATCTGGATTTAAGCAATTTAACACAAGATTTAATGGTAAAACTGCTTTTTTAGATGACAAATTAAAAGTAGATTTTAATGCATCTTACACAAAGCGTGATAGTGATTTTAGTTTTAATGATGCATTACGTTATGCTATATTATACAACCCAACAGCTCCTGTATTTGGAGATGATTCACCATACGACTTTAACTCACCTCAATACGGTGGATATTTTGAAACATTAGGTTTATTTGACAGTTTTAACCCTGTTTCTATTATAAACCAAAATTCAAACACTGGAAGAAGAACAGAGTTTACTTACAGTGCAAACTTAAAATATTTACTTACAGACGATATTACTCTTAACGGATTATATTCAGAACAAATTTCAAATTATACAAACCAAGAGTATTACAGAACTACTTCTTTATATAGAGGTAATGCTGCAAGTCCAGACAGAAAAGGTCGTGCAAGAAAATACACTGGTGAAAGTAGATTTAAATTATTTGAGATCTATGGAGATTGGAATAAAGATTTCTCTGACAAGTTAAATGTTAAATTAACTGGAGGATATTCTTGGCAACAATCAAACACTAGTGATTACTTTATTAGTGTTGGTGGATTTGCTAATGAAGACACTGCAGGTTTAGACTTTGATAATGCTTTAGAATTTTCTAATGAATTAATAGTACTATCAAGTGATTTAGATATAAACAGTAATAAATCTCCTGACCAACGTATTATCGCTTTCTTTGGTAGATTAAATGCTACTTGGGACGATGCTATATTCTTTAACGCTTCATTACGTCAAGAAGGTGCTACTATTTTAGGAGAAAACAATAGATGGGGATTATTTCCAGCTTTAGGTTTAGGTGTAGATTTAAATAAGTATTTAAATTTAGACGGTACAGATTTATTTAAAGTACGTTTAGGATATGGTGTTACAGGATCTTTACCATCTACATATGGTCGTTCTCAAAACCAATACGGTTTATTAGGAAGCGCAGTAAGTTTAACTGTAGCAGGAAATCCTGATTTAAAATGGGAAGAAAAAGCTGAAACCAACTTAGGTATCGAATATAACGCTGGTAGATTTACTTCTACATTAGATTTATATACTAGAAAAGTATCTGACTTCATATTAGAAGTACCAGCAGATATTGCTGTATACGGTGTTGGAACAAGAGTAGAAAACGTTGGAGATTTGTCTACAAAAGGTTTAGAATTAGCTGTTAATTATGACATTATTAAAAAAGACGATTTAACTTATAACTCTGGAATAGTATTTTCAACTTACAAGTCTACTTTAGATAAATTTAATGGCGCTAGAACTTTAAGAGGTAACTTAGGTGCTCCAGGACAAAACGATACAGCTGTGATATTAGTTGCAGAAGGTGAAGAGATTGGTCAAATTTATGGTGCACTATGGGATGGAACTGTTACTAATGGTAGCCAAAACTTTGTAGATGTAAATGGTGATGGTAGTATAGATGTAAACCAAGAAATTGGAAATGTAGGAGACGGAGATTTAACTAAGTTAGGTAAAGGTATTCCTGATTTTGAATTAGGTTGGTCACACTCTTTACAATATAAAAACTGGGATGTAAATGCATTTTTTAGAGGTGCTTTTGGACATAGTTTAGTAAATAACTTTAGAGTATTTTATGAGCCAAGAGTTGGTTCTCAAGGATCATACAACTTAGTTAATACAGAATATGCAGATCCTAATATTACTAATGCTAAATTCAGCTCATTATATGTTGAAAAAGCAGATTTCTTAAAATTAGATAACATTTCTGTAGGATATACTTTTGATATTAAAGAAAACAATTATATAAAAGATGTTAGATTATCTTTAAGTGCTCAAAATTTATTCACTATTACAAATTATTCAGGTGCAGATCCAGAACCATCATTAACAGATAGAGGATCTATAGATAACGGAGGTTTCTTAACTCAAGCTCCAGATCCCTTAACACCTGGTATAGATAGAAGATATAATTACTTCGCGTCAAGAACAGTAACTTTTGGCGTTAATGTTAATTTTTAAAATAAAACACTATGAAAAATATTTATAAATCAATTTTATTCTGTGGCTCTCTTCTATTATTAGGAAGTTGTACAGATTTAGATGAAAATTTGGTAGGAGACCCAAACTCGGAGTTTACAATTCCATTACCAGAATCATTTGATGGTGGTGGACCTGGACCAAGTGATGCTTTAAGTAATGCATTTAACCAATTAAGAGAATCAGGCTCTGCAAACCATGGTGGATACTGGTCTGTTCAATCTGTATCTACAGATGAAATGGCAGTAACACAAAAAGGTGGAGACTGGTATGATGGTGGTATTTGGATAGATATGCACAGACATACATTTACATCTACTAATGGACCAATAAATGGAGCTTGGGGACAACAGTACACAGCAATTGCTGCTTGTAACTCTTCAATAGCTGATGGCGGATTAGATGCAAATCAAATGGCTCAAGCAAAAACTTTAAGAGCATTTTTCTATTACAGATTATTAGATATGTATGGTAGAGTAAAATTAATTACTACTCCTGGAGTAGATGCTCCACAATCTACCAGAACAGAAGTATTTGATTTTGTAGAGAGCGAATTGTTAGATGCCTTAGGTATTTCATCGGTATCTGCAACTATGGACTTATCATCTAGTCCATTGACTACAGCTCAAGATCCATACAGAGTAAACCAGTTTGCAGCGTTAGGATTATTAGCTAAATTATATTTAAATGCTGAAGTTTACACAGGTACAGACAGATATTCTGAAGCTTCTATTGCTGCTAGTTATGTAATTGATAATGGAGGTTATATGCTTTGTGATACTGGTTGTACAGTAGAAAATGTAGGAAAAAGACCTGGTGTAGATACTGATCCTGATATGTTAGAAGGATATGCAGCAGTATTTGCTCCTAACAATTTCAACAATCCTGAAATAATTTGGTCAATACCTTATGACAATGTTGCAGGACCAAATATGAACTTTGCGCAAATGTCTTTACACTATTCAAGTCAATTTACTTGGAATTTAGCAAATCAACCTTGGAATGGTTATTCTGCATTAGAGGATTTCTATAATTCTTATGATGATGCTGATGCTCGTAAAACAGCTAACTTTATCGTAGGTCCTCAATTAGATGCTGGTGGATCTGCTATATTAGATTATGCTGCAACAGATGGTCAACTTGAATTAGACTATACTCCAGATATTAACGAGTTAGAGCCAAATGCATCTAGAAAAGGTGGTGCAAGATTAGGAAAATTTAGCTTCCGTCAAGGACAACAGGATAATATGGATAACGATTTCCCTATAATCAGACTTGGTGATTTATACTTAATACGTGCTGAAGCAGACGCAAGAGTTGCAGGTAACTGGAACATGGCGTTACCTGATGTTAACACTATTAGATTACGTGCTGGAGTACCTGTATTAAATACTATTGATGCTGATGAATTCTTAGCTGAAAGAGGTCGTGAAATGTTTATGGAAGTTACTAGAAGACAAGATTTAATCCGTTTTGGAAAATGGGGAGATTCTTGGTGGGAAAAGACAAACTCTGATAACTTTAGAACTGTATTCCCAATACCTCAAGAACAAATTGATGCTTCTGATGGTAGTTTAACACAAAATCCAGGATACTAACAACAAATAACTAACTAACAAACTAAGTTTTTGTTTATATTTAAAACGGGTTAACCAGCTTTTGGCTAACCCGTTTTATTAATTAATAAGTATAGTTTATAATTGAAATATTTATCATACATAATCATAGTATTTACACTTTATTCTTGTACTAAGAAAAATGAAGTGGAATCTAATTCACCTTCATCTTTATTTAAAATTAAAGATAGTACTAACATTACTTTTGCAAACACACTTATTGAAACCGAAACGTTAAACCCTTATACTTATAAAAACTTTTATAATGGTGGCGGAGTTGCAATTGGAGACATAAATAATGATGGATTAGAAGATATATTTTTCACAGGTAATTTGGTAAACAACAAACTTTATTTAAATAAAGGAAACTGGAAATTTGTGGATATTACTAATAAAGCCAAAGTAGCAAGTGATGATGTATGGTCTTCTGGAGTTACTTTTGTCGATATAAATCACGATGGGTTTTTAGATATATATGTTTGTAAAGCTGGTCCACCAAGTAACAAACCTAACAGACATAACGAATTATTTATTAATAATGGTGACCTGACCTTTACAGAACAATCAAAAAAATATGGATTAGACTTTGTAGGTTTAGCTGTACAAGCTAATTTTTTTGATTACGACAAAGATGGAGACTTAGACTGCTACCTACTTAATAACTCAATTAGATCGGTAGGAAATTACGATTTAATAAAAGACCAACGTTTAAAATCTACTACATCGGGTAATAAATTTCTTAAAAATGAAAATGGTGTATTTGTAGATGTAACAGAAGAAGCAAATATATATTCTAGTGCAATAGGATTTGGATTAGGAATTACTGTAAGTGATTATAATAATGACGATTGGCCAGATATATTTATTTCTAATGATTTTTTTGAAAGAGATTACTTATACATCAATCAAAAAGATGGTACGTTTAAAGAAAATCTTCAAAACCAATTTAATTCAATTTCTATGGGATCTATGGGCGCAGATGCTGCCGATTTAGATAACGATTCTAACATAGACATAATGGTTACAGAAATGTTACCAAAATCTTTAAATAGACAGCGTACTAAGACATTATTTGAATCTTGGAATAAATACGACTTGGCAGTAAAAAAAGGATATCATCATCAATTTTCAAGAAATGCACTACATAAAAATTTAGGAGATAGCACGTTTCTAGAAATAAGCAGATTTTCTAATGTTGCAGCTTCAGAATGGAGTTGGGCATCTTTGTTATTTGATGCCGATAATGATGGTTACAAAGATATTTTTATAAGTAATGGTATTGTAAAAGATTTATTAGATAGAGACTACTTAGTTTATATGGCTAATGAAGATCAAATAAGAGAAATGATTAAGAATGATAAAAATGTAATGGAAAAACTTATCAATCTAATGCCTTCTCAACCAGTATCTAATGCGGCTTTTAAAAACTTAGGTGATTTTCAATTTGAAGACGTTGCTAAAAAATGGGGATTAGAACAACCTAGTTTTAGTAATGGTAGCGCTTACGGAGATCTTGATAACGATGGTGACTTAGATTTAGTAGTAAACAATATAAATAGTGAAGCGTTTATTTACGAAAACACAACAGATACAACAACCAACAAAAGCATAACAATAAAACTTAAAGGTAGTAACCAAAACACAAAAGCGATTGGCGCAAAAGCAGAAATTTATTACAACAATACTTATAGCGTATTAGAAAACTATCCTTCACGAGGTTTTGAAAGCTCAATTTCAAACCACTTATTATTTGGAGTCAACAATTCCAACAAAATAGACAGCTTAATAATTACTTGGCCAAACAATACGGTTACAAAAGTTTCAGATTTAAAAACCAATAAAACTTATGAGTTTTTTCAAGATGAAGCAAATACAACTACACAACAAAACAACACTAAGGACGATCAAATATTAAAATCTGTAACGCCAATATTTAATTTCATTCATAATGAAAATCACGCAGTAGATTTTAATCGCGAACAGTTATTACCAGAAATGTATAATAACGAAGGTCCAAAAATGATTACTGCAGATATCAATAACGACAACATATTAGATATCTATATTTGTGGTGCTAAGGGACAATCTGGC from Mesoflavibacter profundi includes:
- a CDS encoding RagB/SusD family nutrient uptake outer membrane protein translates to MKNIYKSILFCGSLLLLGSCTDLDENLVGDPNSEFTIPLPESFDGGGPGPSDALSNAFNQLRESGSANHGGYWSVQSVSTDEMAVTQKGGDWYDGGIWIDMHRHTFTSTNGPINGAWGQQYTAIAACNSSIADGGLDANQMAQAKTLRAFFYYRLLDMYGRVKLITTPGVDAPQSTRTEVFDFVESELLDALGISSVSATMDLSSSPLTTAQDPYRVNQFAALGLLAKLYLNAEVYTGTDRYSEASIAASYVIDNGGYMLCDTGCTVENVGKRPGVDTDPDMLEGYAAVFAPNNFNNPEIIWSIPYDNVAGPNMNFAQMSLHYSSQFTWNLANQPWNGYSALEDFYNSYDDADARKTANFIVGPQLDAGGSAILDYAATDGQLELDYTPDINELEPNASRKGGARLGKFSFRQGQQDNMDNDFPIIRLGDLYLIRAEADARVAGNWNMALPDVNTIRLRAGVPVLNTIDADEFLAERGREMFMEVTRRQDLIRFGKWGDSWWEKTNSDNFRTVFPIPQEQIDASDGSLTQNPGY
- a CDS encoding VCBS repeat-containing protein: MESNSPSSLFKIKDSTNITFANTLIETETLNPYTYKNFYNGGGVAIGDINNDGLEDIFFTGNLVNNKLYLNKGNWKFVDITNKAKVASDDVWSSGVTFVDINHDGFLDIYVCKAGPPSNKPNRHNELFINNGDLTFTEQSKKYGLDFVGLAVQANFFDYDKDGDLDCYLLNNSIRSVGNYDLIKDQRLKSTTSGNKFLKNENGVFVDVTEEANIYSSAIGFGLGITVSDYNNDDWPDIFISNDFFERDYLYINQKDGTFKENLQNQFNSISMGSMGADAADLDNDSNIDIMVTEMLPKSLNRQRTKTLFESWNKYDLAVKKGYHHQFSRNALHKNLGDSTFLEISRFSNVAASEWSWASLLFDADNDGYKDIFISNGIVKDLLDRDYLVYMANEDQIREMIKNDKNVMEKLINLMPSQPVSNAAFKNLGDFQFEDVAKKWGLEQPSFSNGSAYGDLDNDGDLDLVVNNINSEAFIYENTTDTTTNKSITIKLKGSNQNTKAIGAKAEIYYNNTYSVLENYPSRGFESSISNHLLFGVNNSNKIDSLIITWPNNTVTKVSDLKTNKTYEFFQDEANTTTQQNNTKDDQILKSVTPIFNFIHNENHAVDFNREQLLPEMYNNEGPKMITADINNDNILDIYICGAKGQSGKLFISSKNNIFKEVTQPFLANAKSEDTNAIFLDSDNDGDLDLYVTSGSKEFSKFDFSLNDRLYVNDGNENFTISNTVLPFKTPISTSVATAYDYDQDGDLDIFLGERFKVETYGLPASGYILKNNGKNNFELIQPKALQNIGLITDAAWEDFNNDGVKDLIIVGEWMPISIFINQNGTLVNKTEDYGFKDTNGFWKTLKLADVNHDGKTDIIVGNKGTNTFFKEGLKMFVSDFDNNGSAEQIICHQLNDKYYPILDRDELIAQLPSLKQKLLYYKDYANADINSIFSEEQLNKAYKTRINRVKTSLFLNKNNTFKEFKLPSQIQYSNVEAIEVLDANNDDFNDIIFGGNQYLVKPQFGRQDASKGWIVYGDKKQPFKTAKSLNINGQIRDFKTLRLNNKNYILTTINNSSLKFYEILHN
- a CDS encoding SusC/RagA family TonB-linked outer membrane protein yields the protein MKNKLLKQVWLLCLLLFGGFVSAQTVTGTVSEANGPLPGVNIIEKGTSNGTQTDFDGNYSLDLSSSNATLVFSYLGYTTQEVAVNGQTSINITLQEDAAQLAEVVVVGYGSTTKKEITSAVTKVDEESFNKGTINSPSELLQGKVAGLSIYNKGGNPNEDAVIRLRGISTVGSNSSPLIVIDGVIGASLNNIDPSDIESMTVLKDGSAAAIYGSRGSSGVIIVTTKKGKSGATQISYNGSVASATIANTVDIMSADEFIEAGGVNLGSKTDWLDLVTRNAITNVHNFAVSGGYDDTNFRVSTNFRDAQGILDGSGFKQFNTRFNGKTAFLDDKLKVDFNASYTKRDSDFSFNDALRYAILYNPTAPVFGDDSPYDFNSPQYGGYFETLGLFDSFNPVSIINQNSNTGRRTEFTYSANLKYLLTDDITLNGLYSEQISNYTNQEYYRTTSLYRGNAASPDRKGRARKYTGESRFKLFEIYGDWNKDFSDKLNVKLTGGYSWQQSNTSDYFISVGGFANEDTAGLDFDNALEFSNELIVLSSDLDINSNKSPDQRIIAFFGRLNATWDDAIFFNASLRQEGATILGENNRWGLFPALGLGVDLNKYLNLDGTDLFKVRLGYGVTGSLPSTYGRSQNQYGLLGSAVSLTVAGNPDLKWEEKAETNLGIEYNAGRFTSTLDLYTRKVSDFILEVPADIAVYGVGTRVENVGDLSTKGLELAVNYDIIKKDDLTYNSGIVFSTYKSTLDKFNGARTLRGNLGAPGQNDTAVILVAEGEEIGQIYGALWDGTVTNGSQNFVDVNGDGSIDVNQEIGNVGDGDLTKLGKGIPDFELGWSHSLQYKNWDVNAFFRGAFGHSLVNNFRVFYEPRVGSQGSYNLVNTEYADPNITNAKFSSLYVEKADFLKLDNISVGYTFDIKENNYIKDVRLSLSAQNLFTITNYSGADPEPSLTDRGSIDNGGFLTQAPDPLTPGIDRRYNYFASRTVTFGVNVNF